One region of Microbacterium sufflavum genomic DNA includes:
- a CDS encoding sensor histidine kinase codes for MTQRTQRERSGSPRASRDAVRSGAAGAPVASPPPGAADRSGKEPWARFGWLMAVIWLVFLVYPVIALLHSTAPLGWVVTGWVALVAFIVLYVTGFLHGMRGGGGLGRPPTPRQWITFALLIACALVTVPAVGGSALSFLPFIMSFASYGLTRLWHWIATVAAVVVAAGCVLLIPGNLTYASVLAIVALLGVVNTVSTWLILRSAEAERLGLELATSEGREAVARDVHDLIGHSLTVVGLKAQLARRLMDTDPERARAELADIERLTAEAIAGVRQTVSGARATTLIEQLAATGDSLRAADIRLETTGGPEALSPAQAITASWILREATTNVLRHARADTVRVLLAPGRVVVEDDGIGCASRAVDGNGVRGMRERAAAAGASFSIGPAGASGTRVEVTW; via the coding sequence ATGACGCAGCGCACGCAGCGGGAGCGCTCCGGCAGCCCCCGAGCCTCCCGCGACGCCGTCCGGTCCGGCGCGGCCGGAGCTCCGGTCGCGTCGCCGCCTCCCGGCGCCGCGGACCGCTCCGGGAAGGAGCCGTGGGCACGGTTCGGATGGCTGATGGCCGTCATCTGGCTCGTGTTCCTGGTGTACCCGGTGATCGCCCTGCTGCACTCGACCGCACCGCTCGGGTGGGTCGTCACCGGCTGGGTGGCGCTCGTCGCCTTCATCGTCCTGTACGTCACGGGGTTCCTGCACGGCATGCGCGGCGGCGGAGGGCTCGGGCGGCCCCCGACGCCGCGCCAGTGGATCACCTTCGCGCTGCTCATCGCGTGCGCACTCGTGACCGTGCCGGCGGTCGGCGGTTCGGCGCTGAGCTTCCTTCCGTTCATCATGTCGTTCGCGTCGTACGGCCTCACCCGGCTGTGGCACTGGATCGCGACCGTGGCGGCGGTCGTGGTCGCCGCGGGGTGCGTGCTGCTCATCCCCGGCAACTTGACATACGCGTCGGTCCTGGCGATCGTGGCGCTGCTCGGGGTCGTCAACACGGTGTCGACCTGGCTGATCCTGCGCTCTGCCGAGGCGGAGCGCCTCGGACTGGAGCTGGCGACGAGCGAGGGGCGCGAGGCGGTCGCACGCGACGTGCACGACCTCATCGGCCACTCGCTGACCGTCGTCGGCCTCAAGGCCCAGCTCGCGCGACGCCTGATGGACACGGACCCCGAGCGGGCGCGGGCCGAGCTCGCCGACATCGAGCGCCTGACCGCGGAAGCCATCGCGGGCGTGCGGCAGACCGTCTCGGGGGCGCGTGCGACCACGCTGATCGAGCAGCTCGCCGCGACGGGGGACTCCCTGCGCGCGGCCGACATCCGGCTCGAGACCACGGGCGGGCCCGAGGCGCTCTCGCCCGCGCAGGCCATCACCGCGAGCTGGATCCTGCGCGAGGCGACCACGAATGTCCTGCGTCACGCGCGAGCCGACACGGTTCGGGTGCTGCTCGCGCCGGGGCGGGTGGTCGTGGAGGACGACGGCATCGGTTGCGCCTCCCGCGCCGTCGACGGCAACGGCGTCCGCGGGATGCGCGAGCGCGCCGCGGCCGCGGGAGCGTCGTTCTCGATCGGACCCGCGGGGGCGTCGGGCACGCGGGTGGAGGTGACGTGGTGA
- a CDS encoding phosphoribosyltransferase — protein sequence MTDAAIERETLTWDGFGAATRDLARSILASGFEPEVVVAIARGGLLPAGAIAYGLGAKNCGAINVEFYTGIGTVLDAPEVLPPELDMAYLDGRRVLLVDDVADSGRTLALAVQLLKDRGADVRSVTIYTKPSTIIQPDYAWKDTDLWINFPWSFQGTVREEDEGLAPSA from the coding sequence ATGACGGATGCGGCGATCGAGCGCGAGACGCTCACCTGGGACGGCTTCGGCGCGGCGACGCGCGACCTGGCGCGGAGCATCCTCGCCAGCGGCTTCGAGCCGGAGGTGGTCGTCGCGATCGCCCGCGGGGGACTGCTCCCCGCCGGTGCCATCGCCTACGGCCTCGGCGCGAAGAACTGTGGCGCGATCAACGTCGAGTTCTACACCGGCATCGGCACGGTGCTCGACGCCCCCGAGGTGCTGCCGCCCGAGCTCGACATGGCGTACCTCGACGGTCGCCGTGTGCTGCTCGTGGACGATGTGGCCGACTCCGGCCGCACCCTCGCCCTCGCGGTGCAGCTGCTGAAGGACAGGGGCGCCGACGTGCGGTCGGTGACGATCTACACCAAGCCCTCCACGATCATCCAGCCTGACTACGCCTGGAAGGACACCGATCTGTGGATCAACTTCCCGTGGTCGTTCCAGGGCACCGTGCGCGAGGAGGACGAGGGCCTCGCGCCCTCCGCCTGA
- a CDS encoding ATP-dependent DNA ligase → MLLSELVTTTEKVASTSSRLAKIDAIAELLRGADEAVVPALVGLLLASPRQGRLGVGWRGLSSLDIAHAAESSLTIAEVDHAFEELSTASGAGSAGVRSDLLRALATRSTAAEWDFLARAMLGELRTGALGGVLLDAIARASDQPIALVRRAAMLSGDLGETARLALTGDEGALEEVGLRVGRPVLPMLAATAATPTAALEITGRASVEYKLDGARIQVHRHGDDVGIYTRSLADVTHRLPEIVEIVRALPAHDVILDGETLSLDEDGGPRPFQETMSRFGADAARELALRPWFFDVLHLDGRDLLDEPLSVRQEVLAAVAGDWRMPGIVTDDPEAAEQLSREALAAGHEGVVVKAVDAPYAAGRRGKSWVKVKPVLTYDLVVLGAEWGSGRRRGWLSNLHLGARDPEGEFGDPGSFVMVGKTFKGLTDALLEWQTEEFPEHESHRTASTVFLRPELVVEIAIDGVQRSPRYPGGLALRFARVKRYRDDKTPAEADTIQTLRALLRG, encoded by the coding sequence ATGCTGCTCTCCGAGCTCGTCACCACGACCGAGAAGGTCGCGTCCACCTCGTCGCGCCTCGCCAAGATCGACGCGATCGCCGAGCTGCTGCGCGGTGCGGACGAGGCCGTCGTGCCCGCGCTCGTGGGTCTCCTGCTCGCCTCCCCGCGGCAGGGGCGACTGGGGGTGGGCTGGCGCGGGCTGTCGTCGCTCGACATCGCCCATGCCGCGGAGTCGAGTCTCACGATCGCCGAGGTCGACCACGCGTTCGAGGAGCTGTCCACCGCGTCGGGCGCCGGCTCCGCCGGCGTCCGCAGCGACCTCCTGCGCGCCCTGGCCACGCGGTCCACCGCCGCGGAGTGGGACTTCCTCGCCAGGGCCATGCTGGGCGAGCTGCGCACGGGGGCGCTCGGCGGCGTGCTGCTCGACGCGATCGCCCGGGCGTCCGATCAGCCCATCGCCCTCGTGCGACGCGCGGCGATGCTCTCGGGCGACCTCGGCGAGACCGCCCGTCTGGCGCTGACCGGAGACGAGGGCGCGCTGGAGGAGGTCGGGCTGCGGGTGGGCCGCCCGGTGCTGCCCATGCTGGCGGCGACCGCGGCCACGCCCACCGCCGCGCTCGAGATCACGGGCCGCGCCTCCGTGGAGTACAAGCTCGACGGCGCCCGCATCCAGGTGCACCGGCACGGCGACGACGTGGGCATCTACACCCGCAGCCTCGCCGACGTCACGCACCGCCTGCCCGAGATCGTCGAGATCGTGCGGGCGCTTCCCGCACACGACGTGATCCTCGACGGCGAGACGCTGTCGCTCGACGAAGACGGCGGGCCACGACCGTTCCAGGAGACCATGTCGCGGTTCGGGGCCGACGCCGCGCGCGAACTCGCCCTGCGACCGTGGTTCTTCGACGTGCTGCACCTCGACGGCCGCGACCTGCTCGACGAGCCGCTGTCCGTGCGCCAGGAGGTACTCGCGGCCGTCGCGGGCGACTGGCGCATGCCCGGGATCGTGACGGACGACCCCGAGGCCGCCGAGCAGCTGTCGCGCGAGGCCCTCGCGGCCGGACACGAGGGCGTGGTGGTCAAGGCCGTCGACGCCCCCTACGCCGCCGGCCGCCGCGGCAAGTCCTGGGTCAAGGTGAAGCCCGTCCTCACGTACGACCTGGTCGTGCTCGGGGCCGAGTGGGGCTCCGGCCGACGGCGCGGGTGGCTGTCGAACCTGCACCTCGGCGCCCGCGATCCGGAGGGCGAGTTCGGCGACCCCGGCTCGTTCGTGATGGTGGGCAAGACGTTCAAGGGCCTGACCGACGCGCTGCTGGAGTGGCAGACCGAGGAGTTCCCGGAGCACGAGTCGCATCGCACCGCCTCGACCGTGTTCCTGCGACCGGAGCTGGTGGTGGAGATCGCGATCGACGGCGTGCAACGGTCGCCGCGCTACCCGGGGGGACTGGCGCTGCGGTTCGCCAGGGTCAAGCGCTACCGCGACGACAAGACCCCGGCCGAGGCCGACACGATCCAGACGCTGCGGGCGCTGCTGCGCGGCTGA
- a CDS encoding VOC family protein, giving the protein MEWKIELIFVPVSDVDRSKEFYERVGFHADGDHTPTEGLRFVQMTPPGSACSIAFGTGLGVALEPGQQNSIQVVVPDADEALAHLRGLGVEARGVQELDWGRFVSFDDPDGNTWTLQELPDYSAQG; this is encoded by the coding sequence ATGGAGTGGAAGATCGAGCTCATCTTCGTGCCCGTGTCGGACGTCGACCGGTCGAAGGAGTTCTACGAGAGGGTCGGCTTCCACGCCGACGGGGACCACACGCCGACGGAGGGGCTGCGGTTCGTGCAGATGACGCCGCCCGGGTCGGCCTGTTCGATCGCGTTCGGCACGGGCCTCGGCGTCGCGCTGGAGCCCGGGCAGCAGAACTCGATCCAGGTGGTCGTGCCGGATGCCGACGAGGCGCTGGCTCATCTGCGCGGCCTCGGCGTCGAGGCGCGCGGGGTGCAGGAGCTCGACTGGGGGCGGTTCGTGTCGTTCGACGACCCCGACGGCAACACCTGGACCCTGCAGGAGCTCCCGGACTACAGCGCGCAGGGCTGA
- a CDS encoding response regulator transcription factor, whose product MVNADTGAGDSIRLLIADDQALVRGALAALLDLEADLTVSGMASDGAEAVRLAAEVRPDVCLMDIQMPGVDGVEATRRIREVSPGTRVLVVTTFARPGYLRSALDAGASGFIVKDTPAEDLAEAVRRVHSGLRVLDPALAEESLFDGANPLSDRERQVLRLAADGRSAAAIAAEVFLSAGTVRNHLSAAIGKTGAVNRAQAVRIASDKGWI is encoded by the coding sequence GTGGTGAACGCGGACACGGGAGCGGGCGACAGCATCCGGCTGCTGATCGCGGACGATCAGGCTCTCGTGCGCGGCGCGCTCGCGGCCCTTCTCGACCTGGAGGCCGACCTGACCGTGAGCGGCATGGCGTCGGACGGAGCGGAGGCGGTGCGGCTGGCGGCCGAGGTGCGTCCCGACGTGTGCCTGATGGACATCCAGATGCCGGGCGTGGACGGGGTCGAGGCGACGCGGCGGATTCGTGAGGTCAGCCCGGGCACGCGGGTGCTCGTGGTGACCACGTTCGCCAGGCCAGGCTACCTGCGGTCGGCCCTCGACGCGGGCGCGAGCGGCTTCATCGTGAAGGACACTCCCGCGGAGGATCTCGCCGAGGCCGTGCGCCGCGTGCACTCCGGGCTGCGGGTGCTCGACCCCGCGCTCGCCGAGGAGAGCCTTTTCGACGGGGCGAATCCACTCAGCGACAGGGAGCGACAGGTGCTGCGGCTCGCCGCGGACGGCCGATCCGCCGCCGCCATCGCCGCGGAGGTCTTCCTGTCGGCGGGCACGGTGCGCAACCATCTGTCGGCTGCGATCGGCAAGACCGGTGCGGTCAACCGGGCGCAGGCGGTGCGCATCGCCTCGGACAAGGGCTGGATCTGA
- a CDS encoding PhzF family phenazine biosynthesis protein, which produces MTDAPEILHFSAFAATPDGGNPAGVVLDAGGLDDAEMQRIAADVGYSETAFVTGASDDGARLRVRYWSPAAEVPFCGHATVATAVALAERDGPGTVVFETAAGAVTMESFADADGQVTVSFTSVEPQVRDLDPAVRDRLLGLLGMTADDVDPRFPVREAFAGNWHPIVFVADRELFHQFRFAPAAVAALMREQGWLGTVTVLHAEDPADIEARNLFPVGRITEDPATGSAAASVGAYLRAQGFPGESVRIRQGAHVGRPSELRVAVPATGGILVSGGAVRIG; this is translated from the coding sequence ATGACGGATGCCCCCGAGATCCTCCACTTCAGCGCGTTCGCGGCGACGCCGGACGGCGGCAACCCCGCGGGGGTGGTGCTCGACGCCGGAGGTCTCGACGATGCGGAGATGCAGCGGATCGCGGCCGACGTCGGCTACTCCGAGACCGCGTTCGTGACCGGCGCCTCCGATGACGGGGCGCGGCTGCGGGTGCGGTACTGGTCGCCGGCCGCGGAGGTCCCCTTCTGCGGTCACGCGACGGTGGCGACGGCGGTGGCGCTGGCGGAGCGCGACGGCCCGGGCACGGTGGTGTTCGAGACGGCCGCCGGTGCCGTGACGATGGAGTCGTTCGCCGACGCGGACGGGCAGGTGACGGTGTCGTTCACGAGCGTCGAGCCGCAGGTGCGCGACCTCGACCCGGCGGTGCGCGACCGGCTGCTCGGACTGCTCGGGATGACCGCGGACGACGTCGACCCCCGCTTCCCCGTGCGGGAGGCGTTCGCGGGCAACTGGCACCCGATCGTCTTCGTCGCCGACCGTGAGTTGTTCCACCAGTTCCGCTTCGCCCCGGCCGCGGTCGCCGCCCTCATGCGCGAGCAGGGCTGGCTCGGCACGGTGACCGTGCTGCACGCCGAGGATCCGGCCGACATCGAGGCCCGCAACCTGTTCCCGGTCGGGCGCATCACGGAAGATCCGGCGACGGGTTCCGCGGCGGCCTCGGTCGGCGCGTACCTGCGCGCCCAGGGCTTCCCCGGCGAGAGCGTGCGCATCCGCCAGGGCGCCCATGTCGGACGCCCCAGCGAACTGCGCGTGGCCGTGCCCGCGACGGGCGGCATCCTCGTCTCCGGCGGCGCGGTGCGGATCGGGTGA
- a CDS encoding thiamine pyrophosphate-binding protein, whose protein sequence is MPTVSAHVALTLAQHVDAVFGVMGNGNAYFLDAIEKHTDAVFTAVRHEQGAVVAADAHFRASGRIAAGTSTYGAGFTNTITALAEAVQAHVPLVLVVGDEPTSGPRPWDVDQIALASAVGARTYTVGRADAAATTVIAVEHALTYRVPVVLAIPYDVAALEAGEVPAAPAPRLPAPLAPRGEFAEGMLDEIAEALRGAERPFLLAGRGAWLAGAGAALGELAALTGALTASSALGRGVFPESRYDLGVTGGFGADGAMQLVRTADVAVVFGASLNQFTMRFGELFAPGTRVFQIDVAPAATHAHVGGFVRADARLAAEALVTRLTGATPPAAGDDLGDESRHSGTGSAVEHATPTRPWRESVDVAAARTYDAGDELAPDGRLDPRSAARRIAELLPEDRVVVSDGGHFIGWANMYWPVAAPDRMMMVGTAFQSIGQGWPSVVGAALARRDSTIVLTSGDGGGLMAIADLESAVRAAGGRGLAVVWNDAAYGAEVNLYGLKGLAEAPMRIPEVDFAAFGAAVGAEGLVVRTLADLDRLAAWTAEDPATRRFLVVDLRISGDVIAPYQQEIIRVNS, encoded by the coding sequence ATGCCCACGGTCTCCGCGCACGTCGCCCTCACCCTCGCCCAGCACGTCGATGCCGTCTTCGGGGTGATGGGCAACGGCAACGCCTACTTCCTCGACGCGATCGAGAAGCACACCGACGCCGTCTTCACGGCCGTGCGGCACGAGCAGGGCGCCGTGGTCGCGGCGGACGCGCACTTCCGCGCCTCCGGGCGCATCGCCGCCGGCACCTCGACCTATGGCGCGGGCTTCACGAACACCATCACGGCGCTGGCCGAGGCCGTGCAGGCGCACGTCCCGCTCGTGCTCGTGGTGGGCGACGAGCCCACGTCGGGCCCCCGCCCGTGGGACGTGGATCAGATCGCGCTCGCCTCGGCCGTCGGCGCCCGCACCTATACCGTCGGCCGCGCGGACGCCGCGGCGACCACGGTCATCGCGGTGGAGCACGCGCTGACCTACCGCGTGCCGGTCGTGCTCGCGATCCCCTACGACGTCGCGGCCCTGGAGGCCGGCGAGGTCCCGGCGGCGCCCGCGCCGCGGCTGCCCGCTCCCCTCGCGCCCCGTGGCGAGTTCGCGGAGGGCATGCTCGACGAGATCGCGGAGGCGCTGCGCGGCGCCGAGCGTCCGTTCCTCCTCGCCGGACGCGGCGCGTGGCTCGCCGGAGCGGGCGCCGCCCTGGGCGAGCTGGCCGCCCTGACCGGTGCGCTCACCGCCTCGTCCGCGCTCGGTCGCGGCGTCTTCCCCGAGTCGCGGTACGACCTGGGCGTGACGGGCGGGTTCGGAGCCGACGGGGCCATGCAGCTCGTGCGCACGGCCGACGTCGCCGTGGTCTTCGGTGCCTCGCTCAACCAGTTCACGATGCGGTTCGGCGAGCTGTTCGCCCCGGGCACGCGGGTGTTCCAGATCGACGTCGCCCCGGCCGCGACGCACGCCCACGTCGGCGGGTTCGTGCGGGCCGACGCGCGGCTCGCCGCCGAGGCGCTCGTGACACGGCTCACCGGCGCCACTCCCCCGGCCGCCGGGGACGACCTCGGCGACGAGAGCCGGCACTCCGGCACCGGCTCCGCGGTGGAGCACGCGACGCCGACCCGTCCGTGGCGCGAGAGCGTCGATGTCGCAGCCGCGCGCACGTACGACGCCGGTGACGAGCTCGCGCCAGACGGACGCCTCGACCCCCGCTCGGCCGCGCGCCGCATCGCCGAGCTGCTGCCGGAGGACCGCGTGGTGGTGTCGGACGGCGGGCACTTCATCGGCTGGGCGAACATGTACTGGCCGGTCGCGGCGCCCGACCGCATGATGATGGTCGGCACGGCGTTCCAGTCGATCGGTCAGGGCTGGCCGAGCGTGGTGGGCGCCGCCCTGGCCCGCCGGGACTCCACGATCGTGCTGACCTCGGGCGACGGCGGCGGTCTGATGGCGATCGCCGACCTGGAGTCGGCCGTCCGCGCCGCGGGTGGCCGCGGGCTGGCGGTCGTGTGGAACGACGCGGCCTACGGCGCCGAGGTCAACCTCTACGGCCTGAAGGGACTCGCCGAGGCGCCGATGCGCATCCCCGAGGTCGACTTCGCGGCGTTCGGTGCCGCGGTCGGGGCGGAGGGGCTCGTGGTGCGCACGCTGGCCGACCTCGACCGGCTCGCCGCGTGGACCGCCGAGGATCCGGCGACGCGCCGCTTCCTCGTCGTCGACCTGCGCATCTCCGGCGACGTGATCGCCCCGTATCAGCAGGAGATCATCCGCGTGAACTCCTGA